A single window of Hemibagrus wyckioides isolate EC202008001 linkage group LG28, SWU_Hwy_1.0, whole genome shotgun sequence DNA harbors:
- the hexb gene encoding beta-hexosaminidase subunit beta isoform X2, translating into MRALTMLIFGSLLLTVTVCNGWVSDRFGERYQETDDVSLWPLPQKYQTTSSAFKLSASSFQIVHAKDSTAGPSCSLLQNAFRRYFKYIFDYVKKHNADQEKVLDAELTELQVQITSTDPECDGYPSLKTDESYQLSVNQPTAVLKASNVWGALRGLETFSQLVYEDDYGVTTINKTDVSDFPRFAHRGILLDTSRHFLPLKVILANLEAMAINKLNVFHWHIVDDPSFPFFSRTFPDLSQRGAFHPYTHVYTPADVKMVIEFARMRGIRVIAELDTPGHTQSWGKGQANLLTPCYAGSTPSGTFGPVNPILNSTYEFMTSFFKEISSVFPDAYVHLGGDEVDFSCWKSNPDIQKFMEQQGFGQDYSKLESYYIQRLLDIVKATNKGYMVWQEVFDNGVKLKADTVVEVWMNNQVAQELQKVTGAGFNTILSAPWYLDYISYGQDWQTYYKVEPLSFDGTAEQKKLVIGGEACLWGEFVDATNLTPRLWPRASAVAERLWSDENVKDVGSAYKRLIKHRCRMLRRGIPAEPLFVGFCPHEYDGL; encoded by the exons ATGCGCGCGCTAACCATGCTAATCTTTGGCTCCCTGTTATTAACAGTTACCGTTTGTAACGGCTGGGTGTCTGATCGGTTTGGTGAGAGATATCAGGAGACGGACGACGTCTCGCTTTGGCCGCTGCCACAGAAATATCAGACGACTTCGAGTGCATTCAAACTCAGCGCTTCCAGTTTCCAAATCGTTCATGCTAAAGACTCGACCGCGGGTCCGAGCTGCAGTCTGCTCCAAAATGCCTTCCGCAG atattttaaatacatCTTTGATTATGtgaagaagcacaatgcagaccAAGAAAAAGTGTTGGACGCTGAGCTGACTGAGCTTCAGGTGCAGATCACATCTACTGACCCGGAGTGTGACGGCTATCCGAGTCTAAAAACAGATGAATCCT ATCAGCTTTCAGTGAACCAACCCACAGCTGTTCTGAAGGCCTCAAATGTGTGGGGAGCATTGAGAG GACTTGAGACCTTCAGCCAGCTGGTGTATGAAGATGATTATGGAGTT ACTACAATCAATAAGACAGATGTGTCTGACTTCCCTCGCTTTGCTCATCGAGGCATCCTGCTGGACACATCTCGTCACTTCCTGCCACTCAAAGTCATTTTGGCCAATTTG GAAGCCATGGCAATCAACAAGTTAAACGTTTTCCACTGGCACATTGTGGATGATCCATCCTTTCCCTTCTTCAGTCGGACCTTCCCTGACCTCAGTCAGCGC GGAGCCTTTCATCCGTACACACATGTGTACACACCGGCTGATGTGAAAATGGTGATCGAGTTTGCTCGTATGCGAGGGATTCGAGTCATTGCCGAGTTAGACACTCCAGGCCACACCCAGTCATGGGGGAAAG GTCAGGCGAATCTTTTGACCCCATGCTACGCAGGCAGCACTCCTTCAGGTACCTTCGGTCCTGTGAACCCCATCCTCAACTCCACGTACGAGTTTATGACCAGCTTCTTTAAGGAAATCAGCAGTGTCTTCCCTGACGCTTATGTCCACCTTGGGGGTGACGAGGTCGATTTCTCCTGCTG GAAGTCAAACCCTGATATTCAAAAATTTATGGAGCAGCAAGGCTTTGGCCAAGACTACAGCAAACTAGAATCCTACTACATTCAAAG GCTCCTTGACATTGTAAAAGCCACCAATAAGGGCTACATGGTCTGGCAAGAGGTCTTTGACAATGGTGTTAAG CTGAAAGCTGACACAGTGGTGGAAGTTTGGATGAACAACCAGGTGGCACAGGAGCTTCAAAAAGTGACTGGGGCAGGTTTCAACACCATTCTCTCTGCCCCCTGGTACCTGGACTACATTAGTTATGGACAGGATTGGCAGACATACTACAAGGTCGAGCCGCTCAGTTTTGATG GCACAGCAGAGCAGAAGAAGCTTGTGATTGGTGGGGAGGCATGTCTTTGGGGAGAGTTTGTGGATGCTACCAACCTCACTCCACGTCTATG GCCACGAGCCAGCGCTGTAGCTGAAAGGTTGTGGAGCGATGAAAATGTGAAGGACGTCGGCAGTGCCTACAAACGTCTGATCAAACATCGCTGCCGCATGCTCAG gAGAGGCATCCCTGCAGAGCCGCTGTTTGTGGGCTTTTGTCCACATGAATATGACGGCCTGTGA
- the hexb gene encoding beta-hexosaminidase subunit beta isoform X1, protein MRALTMLIFGSLLLTVTVCNGWVSDRFGERYQETDDVSLWPLPQKYQTTSSAFKLSASSFQIVHAKDSTAGPSCSLLQNAFRRYFKYIFDYVKKHNADQEKVLDAELTELQVQITSTDPECDGYPSLKTDESYQLSVNQPTAVLKASNVWGALRGLETFSQLVYEDDYGVTTINKTDVSDFPRFAHRGILLDTSRHFLPLKVILANLEAMAINKLNVFHWHIVDDPSFPFFSRTFPDLSQRGAFHPYTHVYTPADVKMVIEFARMRGIRVIAELDTPGHTQSWGKGQANLLTPCYAGSTPSGTFGPVNPILNSTYEFMTSFFKEISSVFPDAYVHLGGDEVDFSCWKSNPDIQKFMEQQGFGQDYSKLESYYIQRLLDIVKATNKGYMVWQEVFDNGVKLKADTQIHVWKEKPDYNSEMAKITAAGFHALLSTPWYLNRISYGQDWQGIYKADPQSFNGTAEQKKLVIGGEACLWGEFVDATNLTPRLWPRASAVAERLWSDENVKDVGSAYKRLIKHRCRMLRRGIPAEPLFVGFCPHEYDGL, encoded by the exons ATGCGCGCGCTAACCATGCTAATCTTTGGCTCCCTGTTATTAACAGTTACCGTTTGTAACGGCTGGGTGTCTGATCGGTTTGGTGAGAGATATCAGGAGACGGACGACGTCTCGCTTTGGCCGCTGCCACAGAAATATCAGACGACTTCGAGTGCATTCAAACTCAGCGCTTCCAGTTTCCAAATCGTTCATGCTAAAGACTCGACCGCGGGTCCGAGCTGCAGTCTGCTCCAAAATGCCTTCCGCAG atattttaaatacatCTTTGATTATGtgaagaagcacaatgcagaccAAGAAAAAGTGTTGGACGCTGAGCTGACTGAGCTTCAGGTGCAGATCACATCTACTGACCCGGAGTGTGACGGCTATCCGAGTCTAAAAACAGATGAATCCT ATCAGCTTTCAGTGAACCAACCCACAGCTGTTCTGAAGGCCTCAAATGTGTGGGGAGCATTGAGAG GACTTGAGACCTTCAGCCAGCTGGTGTATGAAGATGATTATGGAGTT ACTACAATCAATAAGACAGATGTGTCTGACTTCCCTCGCTTTGCTCATCGAGGCATCCTGCTGGACACATCTCGTCACTTCCTGCCACTCAAAGTCATTTTGGCCAATTTG GAAGCCATGGCAATCAACAAGTTAAACGTTTTCCACTGGCACATTGTGGATGATCCATCCTTTCCCTTCTTCAGTCGGACCTTCCCTGACCTCAGTCAGCGC GGAGCCTTTCATCCGTACACACATGTGTACACACCGGCTGATGTGAAAATGGTGATCGAGTTTGCTCGTATGCGAGGGATTCGAGTCATTGCCGAGTTAGACACTCCAGGCCACACCCAGTCATGGGGGAAAG GTCAGGCGAATCTTTTGACCCCATGCTACGCAGGCAGCACTCCTTCAGGTACCTTCGGTCCTGTGAACCCCATCCTCAACTCCACGTACGAGTTTATGACCAGCTTCTTTAAGGAAATCAGCAGTGTCTTCCCTGACGCTTATGTCCACCTTGGGGGTGACGAGGTCGATTTCTCCTGCTG GAAGTCAAACCCTGATATTCAAAAATTTATGGAGCAGCAAGGCTTTGGCCAAGACTACAGCAAACTAGAATCCTACTACATTCAAAG GCTCCTTGACATTGTAAAAGCCACCAATAAGGGCTACATGGTCTGGCAAGAGGTCTTTGACAATGGTGTTAAG CTGAAAGCAGACACACAGATCCATGTGTGGAAGGAGAAGCCAGACTACAACAGTGAGATGGCCAAGATAACTGCAGCTGGGTTTCATGCCCTACTTTCTACTCCCTGGTACCTGAACCGCATCAGCTATGGCCAAGACTGGCAAGGCATTTACAAGGCTGACCCTCAGAGTTTCAATG GCACAGCAGAGCAGAAGAAGCTTGTGATTGGTGGGGAGGCATGTCTTTGGGGAGAGTTTGTGGATGCTACCAACCTCACTCCACGTCTATG GCCACGAGCCAGCGCTGTAGCTGAAAGGTTGTGGAGCGATGAAAATGTGAAGGACGTCGGCAGTGCCTACAAACGTCTGATCAAACATCGCTGCCGCATGCTCAG gAGAGGCATCCCTGCAGAGCCGCTGTTTGTGGGCTTTTGTCCACATGAATATGACGGCCTGTGA